Proteins from a genomic interval of Medicago truncatula cultivar Jemalong A17 chromosome 3, MtrunA17r5.0-ANR, whole genome shotgun sequence:
- the LOC11446456 gene encoding uncharacterized protein isoform X1, with the protein MYRENGLLFPWSYLHNFSQELHQLEDYCRNQKFNASMSDLVQFSAMSEYDFAAEGDLFKAPEPMIEESGIDLDPMTAAISMISCGEDVKSTDISILQNEQLLSDVFYDCKKDLFEKAGMESPLSEILEIKVPLLNIDENIIQENKPLPDMPLLLKSVSSGSLSSMDWMHGSAAMKPAFLGISGIDFDAVYGMRRSFSEGDIKTFGNANMNVVQSPVERPFFTSNCSSEERLQKLSRYRNKKTKRNFGRKIKYACRKALADSQPRVRGRFAKNEETDQAKKE; encoded by the exons ATGTATAGAGAAAATGGTCTTCTTTTCCCATGGTCTTATCTACATAATTTCTCTCAAGAGCTTCATCAACTTGAAGACTACTGCAGAAACCAGAAGTTCAATGCTTCAATG AGTGACCTTGTTCAGTTTTCTGCAATGTCCGAATATGATTTTGCAGCAGAGGGAGATCTGTTCAAAGCACCCGAACCGATGATCGAAGAGTCGGGCATTGACCTTGATCCCATGACAGCAGCCATCTCAATGATATCTTGTGGCGAAGACGTAAAGTCCACAGATATttctattcttcaaaatgaaCAGCTTCTCAGCGATGTATTCTATGATTGCAAAAAGGATCTATTTGAGAAGGCGGGAATGGAGTCACCACTCTCTGAGATTCTAGAAATCAAGGTTCCATTACTGAACATTGACGAGAACATAATTCAAGAAAACAAGCCACTTCCTGATATGCCATTATTACTGAAGAGCGTTAGCTCAGGAAGTTTAAGTTCGATGGATTGGATGCATGGATCTGCTGCAATGAAGCCTGCTTTCCTTGGTATCTCAGGAATAGATTTTGATGCGGTTTATGGCATGCGAAGATCATTTAGTGAAGGAGATATAAAG ACTTTTGGCAATGCTAATATGAACGTTGTCCAATCTCCCGTGGAGAGGCCGTTTTTTACCAGTAACTGCAGCAGTGAGGAGCGCTTGCAAAAGCTCTCTAGATACAGGAACAAGAAGACAAAGAGGAATTTCGGGAGGAAAATcaag TATGCTTGCAGGAAGGCTCTAGCTGACAGTCAACCAAGAGTCCGTGGAAGATTTGCAAAGAATGAAGAAACTGATCAGGCAAAGAAGGAATGA
- the LOC11446456 gene encoding uncharacterized protein isoform X2 gives MSDLVQFSAMSEYDFAAEGDLFKAPEPMIEESGIDLDPMTAAISMISCGEDVKSTDISILQNEQLLSDVFYDCKKDLFEKAGMESPLSEILEIKVPLLNIDENIIQENKPLPDMPLLLKSVSSGSLSSMDWMHGSAAMKPAFLGISGIDFDAVYGMRRSFSEGDIKTFGNANMNVVQSPVERPFFTSNCSSEERLQKLSRYRNKKTKRNFGRKIKYACRKALADSQPRVRGRFAKNEETDQAKKE, from the exons ATG AGTGACCTTGTTCAGTTTTCTGCAATGTCCGAATATGATTTTGCAGCAGAGGGAGATCTGTTCAAAGCACCCGAACCGATGATCGAAGAGTCGGGCATTGACCTTGATCCCATGACAGCAGCCATCTCAATGATATCTTGTGGCGAAGACGTAAAGTCCACAGATATttctattcttcaaaatgaaCAGCTTCTCAGCGATGTATTCTATGATTGCAAAAAGGATCTATTTGAGAAGGCGGGAATGGAGTCACCACTCTCTGAGATTCTAGAAATCAAGGTTCCATTACTGAACATTGACGAGAACATAATTCAAGAAAACAAGCCACTTCCTGATATGCCATTATTACTGAAGAGCGTTAGCTCAGGAAGTTTAAGTTCGATGGATTGGATGCATGGATCTGCTGCAATGAAGCCTGCTTTCCTTGGTATCTCAGGAATAGATTTTGATGCGGTTTATGGCATGCGAAGATCATTTAGTGAAGGAGATATAAAG ACTTTTGGCAATGCTAATATGAACGTTGTCCAATCTCCCGTGGAGAGGCCGTTTTTTACCAGTAACTGCAGCAGTGAGGAGCGCTTGCAAAAGCTCTCTAGATACAGGAACAAGAAGACAAAGAGGAATTTCGGGAGGAAAATcaag TATGCTTGCAGGAAGGCTCTAGCTGACAGTCAACCAAGAGTCCGTGGAAGATTTGCAAAGAATGAAGAAACTGATCAGGCAAAGAAGGAATGA